In one Candidatus Polarisedimenticolia bacterium genomic region, the following are encoded:
- a CDS encoding isocitrate lyase/phosphoenolpyruvate mutase family protein — MLRVSEACRLFHRLHESGCFVIPNPWDLGSARLLVSLGFKALATTSAGFAWTQGLPDHHVSLEQALQHLRVMAAGVSVPVNADFEGGFAVEPEAVGRHVAAAVETGIAGLSIEDSTHDAARPLFEFPLAVERIRAARRAIDASGPGVLLTGRSEGFIAGRPDLAETLRRLVAYAEAGADCLYAPGIRSRDEIAAVVKAVAPKPVNVLAAGDSTTVADLAALGVRRISVGGALARAAWSGFFEAAREIAERGTFKALARAVPSREINEPLGKA, encoded by the coding sequence GTGCTCCGGGTTTCCGAAGCCTGCCGCCTGTTCCACCGCCTCCACGAGTCGGGCTGCTTCGTCATCCCGAATCCCTGGGATCTCGGCAGCGCGCGGCTCCTGGTCAGCCTCGGTTTCAAGGCGCTGGCCACGACCAGCGCCGGGTTCGCCTGGACGCAGGGACTGCCGGACCACCACGTGTCGCTCGAGCAGGCGCTGCAGCATCTTCGCGTCATGGCCGCGGGAGTCAGCGTGCCGGTCAACGCCGACTTCGAGGGGGGCTTCGCCGTCGAGCCCGAGGCGGTCGGTCGCCATGTCGCGGCCGCGGTTGAGACCGGCATCGCCGGTCTGTCCATCGAGGATTCGACGCACGACGCGGCCCGGCCGCTCTTCGAGTTTCCGCTGGCGGTCGAGCGGATCAGGGCGGCGCGGCGGGCGATCGACGCCAGCGGGCCCGGCGTCCTGCTCACCGGCCGATCCGAGGGGTTCATCGCCGGGCGCCCGGATCTCGCGGAGACGCTGCGCCGTCTCGTCGCCTATGCCGAGGCGGGGGCCGACTGCCTCTATGCGCCCGGGATAAGGAGCCGGGACGAGATCGCGGCGGTAGTGAAAGCGGTCGCGCCGAAGCCGGTCAATGTTCTGGCCGCGGGAGACTCCACGACCGTGGCCGATCTCGCCGCCCTGGGAGTCCGCCGCATCAGCGTGGGGGGCGCCCTCGCGAGGGCCGCCTGGTCCGGCTTCTTCGAGGCGGCCAGGGAGATCGCCGAGCGCGGCACCTTCAAGGCCCTGGCGCGCGCCGTCCCATCCAGAGAGATCAACGAGCCGCTCGGCAAGGCCTGA
- a CDS encoding anti-sigma factor, translating into MRCDELKDLLPLHGLDLLGPEEESQVRRHLEDGCPRCAGELAATREALDHLPFALPGEEPSEMARTRLMARVRRDMTPTAAAEGTEGRDPAARGPAPPRAVSRRAGALIAIAAALFAGLGIGLLAATRAGRVIAGLRLQIERREEEMATLRQQVRAAQESIRLVSGPGVLVADLAGQGPQAAWSARLFWDRQRSDWQLFASNLPPAMPGKTYQLWLITATAKVSAGTFQQATLEAAGGRFAAPPEAGPIVAAAVTDEPAGGSPQPTGSILLLGKI; encoded by the coding sequence ATGCGCTGCGATGAGCTGAAGGACCTGCTGCCGCTCCACGGGCTCGATCTCCTCGGCCCCGAGGAGGAGTCGCAGGTGCGCCGTCACCTCGAAGACGGCTGCCCCCGCTGCGCCGGAGAACTGGCCGCCACGCGGGAGGCGCTCGACCATCTGCCGTTCGCCCTGCCGGGCGAGGAGCCCTCGGAGATGGCGAGGACCCGGCTGATGGCGCGCGTCCGGCGGGACATGACCCCGACCGCGGCGGCGGAGGGAACGGAGGGGCGGGATCCGGCGGCGCGGGGTCCCGCGCCACCGCGCGCCGTGTCGCGGCGCGCCGGCGCCCTGATCGCGATCGCCGCGGCGCTGTTCGCCGGGCTCGGGATAGGACTCCTGGCGGCGACGCGCGCCGGCAGGGTGATCGCCGGCCTGCGCCTGCAGATCGAGCGGCGGGAGGAGGAGATGGCCACCCTGCGGCAGCAGGTGCGTGCCGCGCAGGAGTCGATCCGGCTGGTGAGCGGGCCGGGCGTCCTGGTCGCCGATCTGGCCGGCCAGGGCCCGCAGGCGGCCTGGTCGGCGCGCCTCTTCTGGGACCGCCAGCGCTCCGACTGGCAGCTCTTCGCCTCGAACCTGCCGCCCGCGATGCCGGGAAAGACCTACCAGCTGTGGCTCATCACGGCGACCGCCAAGGTCAGCGCCGGCACGTTCCAGCAGGCCACCCTCGAGGCCGCCGGCGGCCGGTTCGCGGCGCCGCCGGAGGCCGGTCCGATCGTGGCCGCGGCCGTGACCGACGAGCCGGCCGGCGGATCTCCGCAACCGACCGGATCGATCCTCCTGCTCGGGAAGATCTAG
- a CDS encoding sigma-70 family RNA polymerase sigma factor, translating into MPPGTAATDEGLLAGMSAGDQDALSSLYDRYRTVVFALALRILRDRGEAEEVLADVFHQAWRHASSFDPRRGTVTGWLFNLCRSRSIDRLRARGRREAGLARMSLAEGGPHESASVEKGPEAAADLTDRRRLVGAALGALSPAQRQAIELAYFEGLSHSEIAARIREPLGTVKTRIRQGLMTLRDSLGAQFER; encoded by the coding sequence ATGCCACCCGGTACCGCCGCCACAGACGAGGGACTGCTCGCGGGCATGTCCGCCGGGGACCAGGATGCCCTGTCGTCCCTCTACGATCGCTACCGGACGGTGGTGTTCGCCCTGGCGCTGCGCATCCTGCGGGATCGCGGCGAGGCGGAGGAGGTGCTGGCCGACGTCTTCCACCAGGCCTGGCGCCACGCCTCGAGCTTCGATCCACGGCGAGGCACGGTGACCGGGTGGCTGTTCAACCTATGTCGCAGCCGATCCATCGATCGCCTCCGGGCGCGCGGGCGGCGCGAAGCCGGCCTGGCCCGCATGTCGCTCGCCGAAGGCGGTCCCCACGAGAGCGCCTCGGTCGAAAAGGGTCCGGAGGCGGCGGCGGATCTGACCGACCGTCGCCGGCTGGTCGGCGCCGCCCTGGGCGCCCTGTCGCCCGCCCAGCGGCAGGCGATCGAGCTGGCCTACTTCGAGGGACTGAGCCACTCCGAAATCGCCGCGCGGATCCGCGAGCCGCTCGGCACGGTGAAGACGCGGATCCGGCAGGGCCTGATGACGCTGCGCGACAGTCTCGGCGCGCAGTTCGAGAGGTGA
- a CDS encoding DUF4331 domain-containing protein translates to MSQSKRAIAIVVTALLVTGLPGGRGPQAASHREAPLTAIDRTADITDFYAFVTYADPDKVTFILDVDPFLEPSNGPNYFPFDDHVLYAIHVDNDNDAVEDVSLEVRFTTEIRAPQVPVGLVGAGGGVTAPANSPPPVAPGSALIPPAITALQGPGSEGLSLRQAFTVTLVRGHGLAAVRIPLPPAAGGTLFAVPSNVGPRTMPDYAALARQGIYDLGHGVRVFAGTIDDPFWIDLGATFDSLNFRVIPDHDVSGNGGYGSTNIPAVLTDGQDTAAANFVSDSVSGFNVNAIAVEVPITMLTRRGTLPPADSPGATLGAWGTTSRRSVSVRPKGAIGRSGVIVQSLVPDAASFKQVQRMGNPLFNELLIGTGFKDFWSRALPKDDAQFAAFALDPLIARVAQAAYGGAFDIAPAPRADLLPVVRYLPPIAAAGTAGGPVADLLRLNVGVPATPYGQIDRLGLLGGDRAGFPNGRRPQDDVTDIVLRLVVGGVLANDAGGASLNRFPNNRLGDGVNVNDVPYETSFPYIAFAQSGRDRRHLDPGEAGGGPVN, encoded by the coding sequence GTGAGCCAATCCAAGAGAGCCATCGCCATCGTCGTGACGGCGCTTCTCGTGACGGGCCTGCCGGGGGGGCGCGGGCCGCAGGCCGCCAGCCACCGCGAGGCGCCGCTGACCGCCATCGACCGCACCGCCGACATCACCGACTTCTACGCCTTCGTCACCTACGCCGACCCGGACAAGGTGACGTTCATCCTCGACGTCGATCCGTTCCTGGAGCCGAGCAACGGCCCCAACTACTTCCCGTTCGACGACCACGTGCTGTATGCCATCCACGTCGACAACGACAACGATGCCGTGGAGGACGTGTCGCTCGAGGTCCGCTTCACCACCGAGATCCGCGCCCCGCAGGTGCCGGTCGGGCTCGTCGGCGCGGGGGGCGGCGTCACGGCTCCCGCGAACTCTCCGCCGCCCGTGGCGCCGGGCAGCGCGCTGATCCCGCCGGCCATCACGGCGCTGCAAGGTCCGGGCTCGGAGGGACTCAGCCTGCGCCAGGCGTTCACGGTGACGCTCGTGCGCGGCCACGGCCTCGCGGCCGTGCGCATCCCCCTCCCCCCCGCCGCCGGCGGGACGCTGTTCGCCGTGCCGAGCAACGTCGGCCCGCGCACCATGCCGGATTACGCCGCGCTGGCCAGGCAGGGGATCTACGATCTGGGCCACGGCGTGCGGGTGTTCGCCGGGACGATCGACGATCCGTTCTGGATCGATCTGGGGGCGACGTTCGACTCGCTCAACTTCCGCGTCATCCCGGATCACGACGTGAGCGGGAACGGAGGATACGGCAGCACGAACATCCCGGCGGTGCTGACCGACGGCCAGGACACGGCCGCCGCGAACTTCGTCTCGGACAGCGTCTCCGGATTCAACGTCAACGCCATCGCCGTCGAGGTGCCGATCACGATGCTGACCAGGAGAGGCACGCTGCCTCCGGCCGACAGTCCCGGCGCCACGCTCGGCGCCTGGGGGACGACCTCGCGCAGGAGCGTGAGCGTGCGGCCGAAGGGGGCCATCGGCCGCAGCGGCGTCATCGTTCAGTCGCTCGTCCCGGATGCCGCGTCGTTCAAGCAGGTGCAGCGCATGGGGAACCCATTGTTCAACGAGCTGCTCATCGGCACAGGGTTCAAGGATTTCTGGAGCCGCGCGCTGCCGAAGGACGACGCGCAGTTCGCCGCCTTCGCCCTCGACCCGCTCATCGCGCGCGTGGCCCAGGCGGCCTACGGCGGAGCGTTCGACATCGCGCCGGCCCCGCGCGCCGATCTGCTGCCGGTGGTGCGGTACCTGCCGCCGATCGCCGCCGCCGGAACGGCTGGCGGGCCGGTGGCCGATCTTCTGCGCCTGAACGTGGGGGTGCCGGCGACACCGTACGGGCAGATCGACCGGCTCGGGCTTCTGGGCGGAGATCGGGCCGGCTTTCCGAACGGCCGGCGTCCCCAGGACGACGTCACCGATATCGTCCTGCGGCTCGTGGTCGGCGGCGTTCTGGCGAACGACGCCGGCGGAGCGTCGCTGAACCGCTTCCCCAACAACCGTCTCGGTGACGGGGTGAACGTGAACGACGTTCCGTACGAGACCTCGTTCCCATACATCGCATTCGCCCAGAGCGGTCGCGACCGCAGGCACCTCGATCCAGGCGAGGCCGGCGGCGGACCGGTCAACTGA